In Theileria parva strain Muguga chromosome 4 map unlocalized ctg_529, whole genome shotgun sequence, one DNA window encodes the following:
- the Pfdn2 gene encoding Prefoldin subunit family protein codes for MTSVDAMKATLKRLEKERVTLLGQMEDVSQDSSEHRLVLKNLSKLPSDRKCYRIIGGVAVERTVEEVMPSLATHADMLDQLREKLKGHLDTLNSEINKLGESLQNTVKELQNSN; via the exons atgACTTCAGTTGATGCCATGAAGGCAACTCTGAAGCGCCTTGAGAAGGAGCGTGTTACGCTACTCGGTCAAATGGAAGACGTTTCGCAAGATTCCTCAGAACACAG GCTTGTTCTTAAGAACTTATCAAAACTACCTTCCGATAGAAAGTGTTATCGCATTATTGGAGGTGTCGCTGTTGAGAGAACAGTCGAGGAAGTTATGCCATCACTGGCCACTCACGCTGATATG CTTGACCAGCTTCGCGAGAAACTGAAGGGCCACTTGGACACTTTGAACAGTGAAATTAACAAACTAGGCGAGTCTCTTCAGAATACAGTCAAGGAACTAcaaaattcaaattaa